In Ruminiclostridium papyrosolvens DSM 2782, the following proteins share a genomic window:
- a CDS encoding NAD(P)/FAD-dependent oxidoreductase, whose amino-acid sequence MSNSMYDVVIIGCGISGIFAGYELTKQNPQLKVVMIEQGHDITKRTCPIVANRTKDCIRCKTCDIMRGFGGAGAYSDGKFNFTTAFGGWLNDYLPDDEVMKLINYVDNVNVEFGATKEMFSTYTDEAKAIEKRALENDLHLLQASVKHLGTENNLEILKRLYIYLLERLELRCNTQVLNIEPCKDGGYAVELHDGQIINCKYLIAAPGRSGAEWFSQQCKRLKLDLINNQVDIGVRVELPAKVFEHITDVVYESKLVYRTKQYGDLVRTFCMNPYGHVVSENVDGIVTVNGHSYTDPKLRSENTNFALLVSNRFTSPFNEPYQYGKRIASLSNMLGGGVLVQRFGDLIKGARTNPHRLGQSFTHPTLNATPGDLSLVLTKRHLDNIIEMIYALDKIAPGTANYDTLLYGVEVKFYSSRLQLTNELETKLPNMFAIGDGAGITRGLSQASASGVLAARTIINRINS is encoded by the coding sequence ATGAGCAATTCAATGTACGACGTTGTAATAATCGGTTGTGGTATCTCCGGTATATTTGCCGGATATGAACTGACAAAACAAAATCCCCAACTCAAGGTAGTAATGATTGAACAGGGACATGATATTACTAAAAGAACCTGCCCGATTGTTGCTAATAGGACAAAGGACTGCATACGCTGTAAAACATGTGATATAATGCGTGGTTTCGGTGGTGCGGGAGCATATTCCGACGGTAAATTCAACTTTACAACTGCTTTCGGCGGCTGGCTGAATGATTATCTGCCCGATGACGAAGTTATGAAACTAATAAACTATGTTGACAATGTTAATGTTGAATTTGGAGCTACAAAGGAAATGTTCTCCACATATACTGACGAAGCAAAGGCTATAGAAAAGAGAGCATTGGAAAATGACCTTCATCTTTTGCAGGCATCAGTAAAGCACCTTGGTACAGAAAACAATCTTGAAATACTTAAGAGACTGTACATTTATCTTCTGGAACGTCTGGAACTCAGGTGTAATACGCAGGTTCTGAACATTGAGCCTTGCAAGGACGGCGGCTATGCCGTAGAGTTACATGACGGACAAATCATTAACTGTAAGTATCTTATTGCTGCACCCGGAAGATCCGGCGCTGAGTGGTTTTCACAGCAATGTAAAAGGTTAAAGCTTGACCTTATTAATAATCAGGTTGATATCGGAGTGAGAGTTGAACTGCCTGCCAAGGTATTTGAGCACATTACCGATGTTGTATACGAATCCAAGCTTGTATACAGGACAAAACAATATGGTGACCTTGTGCGTACCTTCTGTATGAATCCTTATGGTCATGTTGTTTCAGAGAATGTTGACGGAATCGTAACAGTTAACGGACACAGCTATACCGACCCAAAATTGAGAAGTGAAAATACAAACTTTGCGCTTCTGGTAAGCAACAGGTTTACTTCCCCCTTTAATGAGCCTTACCAATACGGCAAGAGAATTGCTTCCCTTTCAAATATGCTTGGAGGAGGAGTGCTGGTACAGAGGTTCGGAGATTTAATCAAGGGTGCGAGAACAAACCCTCACAGACTGGGACAAAGCTTTACTCACCCGACGTTAAACGCAACACCGGGAGATTTGAGCCTTGTATTAACCAAGAGACATCTGGACAATATCATTGAGATGATTTATGCTCTTGATAAAATTGCTCCCGGTACAGCAAATTATGATACACTTCTTTACGGTGTGGAAGTTAAATTCTACAGTTCAAGACTTCAACTGACTAATGAACTTGAAACCAAGCTCCCGAATATGTTTGCCATAGGCGACGGAGCCGGTATAACAAGAGGTCTTTCACAAGCAAGTGCCAGCGGAGTTCTGGCAGCTAGAACTATTATAAACAGAATCAATTCTTAA
- a CDS encoding QueT transporter family protein — MNRNIRRLTVAAMIAAVYLVLTMLFYITSFQPMQSRLAEALTVLPYFTPVAIPGLFVGCILANILGGNGIWDVVIGSLSSLLAAYLTYKLTYNKPKRKWLAPLPAVVINAVSVGIMLSVLNNLPLFATILSVGLGQILACYVLGFPLLLLIERTRKLNELFKDIS; from the coding sequence ATGAATAGAAATATCAGAAGATTAACTGTAGCAGCAATGATAGCAGCTGTGTATTTAGTTCTTACAATGCTTTTTTACATTACAAGTTTTCAGCCCATGCAAAGCAGGCTTGCTGAAGCACTTACGGTATTGCCGTATTTTACCCCTGTAGCTATACCCGGATTGTTCGTAGGTTGTATTCTGGCTAATATATTGGGAGGAAACGGAATATGGGATGTAGTTATAGGTAGTCTTTCGTCCTTGCTTGCAGCTTACCTTACTTATAAATTGACCTATAACAAGCCCAAGCGGAAATGGTTGGCGCCTTTGCCTGCAGTTGTGATAAATGCTGTATCAGTTGGAATCATGCTTAGTGTACTAAACAATTTACCCTTATTTGCGACTATTTTATCAGTGGGTCTTGGACAGATACTGGCTTGCTATGTCCTTGGATTTCCGTTATTGCTACTTATTGAGAGAACAAGAAAATTAAACGAACTTTTTAAAGACATTTCTTAA
- a CDS encoding xanthine phosphoribosyltransferase, whose amino-acid sequence MELLEQRILKDGRVIGSDILKVDSFLNHQMDVALFNEMGKEFYKLFAHKNITKILTIEASGIGIACIAAQYFNVPVIFAKKTESRNLDSDAYLSEVFSFTKGKTYTIRVSKNYLNSEDTILIIDDFLANGKAALGLAHIVEQSGAKLGGIGIAIEKGFQDGGKLLREKGFDVKSLAIISSMEDGKLSFAE is encoded by the coding sequence ATGGAACTCTTAGAACAGAGGATATTAAAAGACGGCAGAGTAATCGGAAGCGACATACTAAAGGTTGATTCATTTCTGAATCATCAAATGGATGTAGCTCTTTTCAATGAGATGGGCAAGGAATTTTACAAGCTGTTTGCCCACAAAAATATCACAAAAATTCTTACAATAGAAGCATCCGGCATTGGGATTGCATGTATTGCAGCACAGTATTTCAATGTCCCGGTAATTTTCGCAAAGAAAACAGAGTCCAGAAATCTGGACAGTGATGCTTATCTTAGTGAAGTTTTTTCTTTTACAAAGGGGAAAACTTATACAATTCGGGTTTCAAAAAACTATTTAAATTCAGAAGATACCATTTTAATAATTGACGACTTTCTGGCTAACGGAAAGGCTGCGTTGGGACTTGCCCATATAGTGGAACAATCAGGAGCTAAACTTGGCGGCATAGGAATAGCTATCGAGAAAGGCTTTCAGGACGGCGGAAAATTGTTAAGAGAAAAGGGCTTTGATGTTAAGTCTCTTGCAATTATCAGCAGTATGGAAGATGGAAAGCTGAGTTTTGCAGAATAG
- a CDS encoding BMP family ABC transporter substrate-binding protein: MKRLTALMLAIVFVCMTVLSGCGLSATNNSENSSASISTASGSKAADGNGLKVGFIYIGSVGDVGYTFAHDQGRKYLETTLKDKNVTTLAVENVPETAEVEKAINNLIDQGCKAIFATSYGYMDHVEKAAKEHKEVKFFHCSGNKSNTTNFVNYFGQIEEGRYLSGIVAGLKTKTNKIGYVAAMQIPEVIRGIDFFTLGVRSVNPNAVVNVKWTNTWYDPQVEKDAATALLNEGNDVIAQHQDSTASQIAAQEKNAFAIGYNSDSSKAAPKAYLTAPVWNWGVYYVDQVKKILDGTWKAENYLGGMKDGVVDLGPMSDLVDADIKAKVEEAKKKILDGSLKVLAGPIKDQTGTVKIPEGKVMTVEEQQSCKWFVEGVNGKISK; encoded by the coding sequence ATGAAAAGATTAACGGCGTTAATGCTAGCAATTGTATTTGTTTGTATGACAGTATTATCCGGTTGTGGATTAAGTGCAACAAACAACAGTGAAAATTCATCAGCATCTATCTCTACGGCATCAGGCTCTAAAGCAGCAGATGGTAACGGCTTGAAAGTAGGCTTCATCTATATCGGTTCAGTTGGGGATGTAGGTTACACCTTTGCACATGATCAGGGTCGTAAATATCTCGAAACTACTCTTAAAGACAAGAATGTAACAACATTGGCAGTTGAAAATGTTCCTGAAACAGCTGAAGTTGAAAAAGCAATTAACAATCTTATAGACCAGGGCTGTAAGGCTATATTCGCTACAAGCTACGGTTACATGGATCATGTTGAAAAAGCGGCAAAAGAACACAAGGAAGTTAAGTTCTTCCACTGCTCAGGTAATAAATCAAATACTACTAATTTCGTAAACTATTTTGGTCAGATTGAAGAAGGAAGATATCTTTCTGGTATTGTAGCTGGTTTAAAGACAAAAACAAACAAGATAGGATATGTTGCAGCAATGCAAATTCCTGAGGTTATCAGAGGAATAGACTTCTTTACACTGGGTGTTCGTTCAGTAAACCCAAATGCAGTTGTAAACGTAAAATGGACAAACACATGGTATGATCCTCAGGTTGAAAAGGATGCGGCTACAGCGCTTCTTAATGAAGGAAATGACGTTATAGCTCAGCATCAGGATTCAACGGCTTCACAAATAGCAGCTCAGGAAAAGAATGCATTTGCAATCGGATATAATTCAGACAGCAGCAAGGCAGCTCCGAAAGCATACCTCACAGCTCCTGTATGGAACTGGGGAGTATACTATGTTGATCAGGTCAAGAAAATTCTGGACGGAACATGGAAAGCTGAAAACTATCTTGGCGGAATGAAAGATGGAGTTGTTGATTTAGGGCCAATGTCAGATTTGGTTGATGCAGATATAAAGGCTAAAGTCGAAGAAGCAAAGAAAAAGATTCTTGACGGTTCATTAAAAGTTCTTGCAGGTCCTATCAAGGATCAGACAGGTACAGTAAAGATTCCTGAAGGAAAAGTTATGACAGTTGAAGAACAGCAGTCCTGCAAATGGTTTGTTGAAGGTGTAAACGGAAAAATCAGCAAGTAA
- a CDS encoding ABC transporter ATP-binding protein, with translation MNNEVYIKIDNLTKTFGPVVANNNVCLEVKKGEIHALLGENGSGKSTLMNMLSGIYTPDSGSIHIKGKQVTFKTPKDSMAIGIGMIHQHFKLVEVLSARDNIIAGQKESFFIGNKQLSQKIKNISEKYGLAVDLNKKVYNMSVGEKQTVEILKVIYRGAEILILDEPTAVLTPQETEGLFNILRKMKQSGCSVIIITHKLNEVMEISDRITVLRKGETVGTVNKEDTSATELTNLMVGKAVDLSINRVESKKNKHILDINNLTVVDEENVKALDAISFSLSTGEILGVAGVAGSGQKELCEAIAGLYPIASGSIEYKGENIVGKNPRDIIKMGISMSFIPEDRLGMGLVASMGMVDNLILKEYQNQKGVFIEKKTARNLAQKLINKLEISTPGINHPVRQLSGGNIQKVLLGREIESNPDLLITAYPVRGLDINASYTIYDLLNEQKEKGVGILYIGEDLDVLIELCDRIMVICNGRITGIVSASKVTKEQLGLMMAGEHMDKVMGVGM, from the coding sequence GTGAATAACGAAGTGTATATCAAAATTGATAACTTAACCAAAACCTTTGGTCCTGTTGTCGCTAACAATAATGTGTGCCTTGAGGTAAAGAAGGGCGAAATCCATGCTTTGCTAGGGGAAAATGGTTCCGGTAAAAGTACATTGATGAATATGCTTTCAGGTATATACACTCCGGACAGTGGAAGTATACACATCAAGGGAAAACAGGTTACATTCAAGACTCCTAAAGACTCCATGGCTATCGGTATAGGAATGATTCACCAGCACTTTAAGCTAGTGGAGGTATTATCAGCAAGGGATAATATTATAGCCGGACAGAAGGAAAGCTTTTTTATTGGAAACAAACAGCTTTCTCAGAAAATTAAAAACATCTCTGAAAAGTATGGACTGGCAGTTGACCTTAACAAGAAGGTTTACAATATGTCTGTAGGTGAAAAGCAGACTGTTGAGATATTAAAGGTAATTTACAGGGGTGCTGAGATACTGATTCTTGATGAACCTACAGCAGTTTTAACTCCACAGGAAACAGAAGGTCTTTTCAATATCTTGAGAAAAATGAAGCAGTCAGGCTGTTCAGTAATAATAATTACTCACAAGCTAAATGAAGTAATGGAAATATCAGATAGAATTACTGTTTTGAGAAAAGGCGAAACAGTAGGCACTGTGAACAAGGAAGATACAAGTGCCACTGAGCTTACTAACCTGATGGTGGGTAAAGCTGTTGATCTTTCAATTAATAGGGTTGAAAGCAAAAAAAATAAACATATATTGGATATAAATAATCTTACAGTAGTAGATGAAGAAAATGTTAAGGCTCTTGACGCCATTAGTTTTTCCCTTTCGACGGGAGAGATACTAGGTGTTGCAGGTGTTGCAGGAAGCGGACAGAAAGAGCTGTGCGAGGCTATAGCAGGTCTGTATCCTATCGCTTCAGGCTCTATTGAATACAAAGGTGAAAATATCGTAGGAAAAAATCCTCGTGACATAATCAAAATGGGTATAAGCATGAGCTTTATCCCTGAAGACAGACTTGGTATGGGTCTGGTAGCCTCCATGGGAATGGTTGATAACCTGATTCTTAAAGAATACCAAAACCAAAAAGGTGTTTTTATAGAAAAGAAGACAGCAAGAAATCTGGCACAAAAACTGATAAATAAGCTTGAAATCAGTACACCGGGAATTAACCATCCTGTACGACAACTTTCAGGGGGTAACATACAAAAGGTGCTTTTGGGTCGTGAAATAGAGTCAAACCCCGATTTACTAATAACTGCATATCCCGTCAGAGGATTGGATATCAATGCGTCTTACACAATCTATGACCTCCTAAACGAGCAGAAGGAAAAGGGAGTAGGCATACTCTATATCGGTGAGGATCTGGATGTTCTCATAGAGCTTTGCGATAGAATAATGGTTATCTGCAACGGTAGAATAACAGGTATTGTTAGTGCTTCAAAGGTAACCAAGGAGCAGCTTGGCCTTATGATGGCAGGAGAACATATGGATAAGGTAATGGGGGTGGGAATGTAA
- a CDS encoding ABC transporter permease: MFRIIKRTDLTKKQSVIFRIIAILGALVATSIFIMLIGFNPMDVYVSMLDGSFGSAYRFKEAIIQAIPLIITSLGISVAFRMKFWNIGAEGQIIMGAFAASYFALYHSNLPTGLLLLLMFVSAAITGGIWALIPAYFKAKFGTNETLFTLMMNYIAQKFLMYLQYGPWKDPNALGAGKIAMFPDNAALPKVFGIHIGWIAAIVLVIIMYIFINKTKRGYEIQVIGESENTARYAGMNVKKIILSSILLSGALCGMVGMFQVSGVNNTLSYQVANGVGFTAIITTWLAGLSAPVIVVVCFLFAVLQQGGTYIQTAFNIHSSVAQILQGMILFFVLGSEFFIQYKLVRNRITEHKIGKEAA, encoded by the coding sequence ATGTTCAGAATTATTAAAAGGACAGACCTTACAAAAAAACAATCTGTTATATTCAGAATTATTGCAATACTTGGAGCACTTGTTGCCACCAGTATATTTATAATGCTCATAGGCTTTAATCCGATGGATGTTTATGTATCAATGCTGGACGGTTCCTTCGGCTCCGCGTATAGATTCAAAGAAGCAATAATACAGGCGATTCCGCTGATAATTACCTCTCTCGGTATATCGGTAGCTTTCAGAATGAAGTTCTGGAATATCGGTGCCGAAGGACAAATAATAATGGGTGCTTTCGCTGCCAGCTATTTTGCTTTATACCATTCAAACCTTCCTACGGGTTTGCTGCTTTTACTGATGTTTGTATCTGCCGCAATCACAGGAGGTATATGGGCATTGATTCCGGCGTATTTCAAAGCAAAATTCGGTACAAATGAAACATTGTTTACTCTGATGATGAATTATATTGCACAAAAATTCCTTATGTATCTGCAATATGGTCCATGGAAGGACCCTAATGCCCTTGGGGCAGGTAAAATTGCAATGTTTCCTGACAATGCCGCACTTCCAAAGGTGTTTGGTATTCACATAGGATGGATTGCAGCTATTGTATTGGTAATTATAATGTATATTTTTATAAATAAAACAAAAAGAGGATACGAAATACAGGTAATCGGTGAAAGTGAAAACACCGCAAGATATGCCGGAATGAATGTTAAAAAGATAATTCTGTCCTCAATTTTGCTAAGTGGCGCTTTGTGCGGTATGGTGGGTATGTTTCAGGTGTCGGGAGTAAATAATACTCTGAGCTATCAGGTTGCAAACGGAGTTGGTTTTACGGCAATTATTACAACCTGGCTTGCGGGCTTGAGCGCACCTGTTATTGTTGTTGTATGTTTCCTTTTCGCTGTTCTTCAACAGGGCGGAACCTATATTCAAACAGCTTTTAATATTCATTCATCGGTCGCTCAGATACTTCAGGGAATGATTCTTTTCTTTGTTCTGGGAAGTGAGTTTTTCATTCAATACAAGCTTGTACGCAACAGAATTACAGAGCATAAAATTGGAAAGGAGGCGGCATAA
- a CDS encoding ABC transporter permease encodes MSLVSMITFILAGAVTAGTPLLFATLGEIITEKVGQLNLGVEGMMLIGAVIGFGAALSTGNPVIGMLAGMVAGAGGALIFAFLTITLRANQIVSGLSLTIFGTGFSSFLGQKMIGQALSDSIRNSFKPIKIPLLGDIPVIGSAFFHQNILVYAGYVAAILLGLYMYKTKMGLNMRTVGENPGAADTAGINVTRYKYLHILLGGALSGIAGAYMSMVTVPSWQEGVTGGRGWIAVALVIFVTWNPYKAMLGAYFFGGLSILGLYLQSHVPIPQSIFDMLPYLVTIIVLIMISIKKSKENQPPKALGEPYFREER; translated from the coding sequence ATGAGTTTAGTTAGTATGATTACATTTATTTTAGCCGGTGCCGTTACAGCCGGAACTCCTTTACTATTTGCAACCTTAGGAGAAATAATAACAGAAAAGGTTGGGCAATTAAACCTTGGTGTTGAGGGAATGATGCTTATCGGTGCCGTTATAGGTTTTGGCGCTGCCTTGTCTACAGGAAATCCGGTAATTGGTATGCTTGCAGGAATGGTTGCAGGAGCAGGAGGAGCGTTGATTTTTGCCTTTTTGACAATTACATTAAGAGCAAACCAAATTGTTTCAGGTCTTTCTCTTACAATTTTCGGTACAGGTTTTTCCAGCTTCTTAGGACAAAAGATGATTGGACAGGCTTTATCCGATTCCATAAGAAACAGTTTTAAACCTATTAAGATTCCTTTGCTTGGAGATATTCCTGTTATAGGAAGTGCTTTTTTCCATCAGAATATTCTTGTTTATGCAGGATATGTTGCAGCGATTTTACTGGGATTGTATATGTATAAAACCAAAATGGGCCTGAATATGAGAACTGTAGGGGAAAACCCGGGTGCCGCCGATACTGCAGGAATCAACGTAACTAGGTACAAATACCTTCATATACTTCTGGGAGGTGCTTTGAGCGGTATAGCCGGTGCATACATGTCAATGGTTACTGTACCGTCATGGCAGGAGGGTGTAACGGGAGGAAGAGGTTGGATTGCAGTGGCACTTGTTATCTTTGTAACCTGGAATCCGTATAAAGCTATGCTGGGTGCATATTTCTTCGGAGGCTTGAGTATTTTGGGCTTGTATCTACAAAGTCATGTACCCATTCCACAGAGCATTTTCGATATGCTCCCGTATCTTGTAACAATAATAGTTCTTATTATGATTTCCATAAAAAAATCAAAGGAGAACCAACCTCCAAAAGCACTTGGAGAACCATATTTCAGAGAAGAACGATAG
- the trpS gene encoding tryptophan--tRNA ligase: MEQIEQKKRIFSGVQPSGNLTIGNYLGAIKNWIPLQEEYECLYCVVDLHTLTVRQKPAELRQRSLNLLALYMACGLDPKKSILFLQSHVSAHAELAWILNCFTYMGELNRMTQFKDKSQRHGDNINAGLFTYPVLMAADILLYQADLVPIGQDQKQHLEITRDVADRFNNIYGDTFTIPEAFIPKIGAKIMSLQEPEKKMSKSDENENAFVLILDSQDAVMRKFKRAVTDSEREIRYDEQNKPGVSNLISIYSSVTGKSISDIEKEFEGRSYGDLKETVGQSVADMLVPIQQRFNEFSSDKEQLNSILKENAEKAAYMARKTLSKVQRKIGLLPRG, from the coding sequence ATGGAACAGATAGAACAGAAGAAAAGGATTTTCAGTGGTGTTCAGCCATCAGGAAACCTTACCATAGGAAATTATCTGGGTGCTATAAAGAATTGGATTCCTTTGCAGGAAGAGTATGAGTGCTTGTACTGTGTAGTAGATCTTCATACACTTACAGTTCGTCAGAAGCCTGCCGAATTAAGACAGAGAAGTCTAAATCTTCTGGCACTTTATATGGCCTGTGGTCTTGACCCTAAAAAAAGCATATTGTTTTTACAGTCACATGTCAGTGCACATGCAGAATTAGCATGGATTCTAAATTGCTTCACATATATGGGTGAATTGAACAGAATGACCCAATTCAAGGACAAGTCTCAAAGACACGGAGACAACATAAATGCAGGCTTGTTCACATACCCTGTACTTATGGCAGCAGATATACTGCTTTATCAGGCGGATCTTGTTCCAATCGGACAAGACCAGAAACAACATCTTGAGATTACCAGAGATGTAGCTGACAGATTTAATAACATATATGGTGATACATTTACAATCCCCGAAGCCTTTATACCTAAAATAGGTGCAAAAATAATGAGTCTTCAGGAACCTGAAAAGAAAATGTCCAAGTCAGATGAGAATGAGAATGCATTTGTTCTGATTCTTGACTCACAGGATGCCGTAATGCGCAAATTTAAAAGGGCTGTTACCGATTCAGAACGTGAAATACGTTATGACGAGCAAAACAAGCCGGGTGTCAGCAATCTAATCAGTATATACTCAAGTGTTACCGGAAAGAGTATCAGTGACATTGAAAAGGAATTTGAAGGAAGGTCCTACGGCGATTTAAAGGAAACAGTAGGACAGTCAGTAGCAGACATGTTGGTTCCGATACAACAGAGATTCAACGAATTTTCATCTGATAAGGAACAACTGAACTCGATTCTAAAGGAAAATGCAGAAAAAGCTGCTTACATGGCAAGAAAAACCCTTTCAAAGGTTCAAAGAAAAATTGGTCTTTTACCTAGAGGTTAA
- a CDS encoding manganese efflux pump MntP family protein → MSLTELILLAIGLSMDASAVSISNSLCIKKIKIKHILQMSIMFAVFQGIMPLLGYYAANSFESVIKKFDHWIAFILLIIIGGKMLHEAITADEEQDCSLFALTFKLLTVQAVATSIDALAVGVSLSALNVNILYSITIISAITFICCIAAILVSKRFGNLLGKRAGIVGGLILIGIGIKIFVQHMFFGG, encoded by the coding sequence ATGAGTTTAACAGAACTGATTTTGCTGGCAATAGGTTTATCTATGGATGCGTCAGCTGTATCAATATCAAATTCCTTATGTATCAAAAAAATAAAAATAAAACATATTTTGCAGATGTCAATAATGTTTGCAGTATTTCAAGGGATAATGCCCTTATTAGGTTATTACGCAGCAAATTCCTTTGAATCTGTCATCAAAAAATTCGACCATTGGATAGCTTTCATTTTGCTTATCATAATTGGAGGAAAAATGCTTCACGAAGCTATAACTGCTGATGAAGAACAGGATTGTTCACTATTTGCATTAACTTTCAAGTTGTTGACAGTACAGGCAGTTGCAACCAGTATAGATGCCTTGGCGGTAGGAGTGAGCTTATCTGCTTTGAATGTAAATATTTTATATTCAATAACGATTATCAGTGCCATAACTTTTATATGCTGCATAGCTGCAATATTGGTATCTAAAAGGTTTGGCAATTTACTTGGGAAACGTGCAGGAATCGTGGGAGGTTTGATTTTAATAGGGATAGGCATCAAGATATTTGTACAGCACATGTTTTTCGGGGGCTAG
- the uvrB gene encoding excinuclease ABC subunit UvrB: MNKFEVISPYKPMGDQPEAIAKISKAIQEGQKHQTLLGVTGSGKTYTVAKVIEQVQKPTLVIAHNKTLAAQLCSEFKEFFPNNVVEYFVSYYDYYQPEAYIPSTDTYIEKDSSVNEEIDKLRHSATAALFERRDVIIVASVSCIYGLGDPEDYTDLMLSLRVGMQKDRDEVIRKLVDIQYERNEIDFRRGRFRARGDVLEIFPANSSEKVLRVEFFGDEIERITEVDYLTGEIIGTREHIAVFPASHYATTRPKMDRAMVTIEKELEERLEQFKMEGKLLEAQRLEQRTRYDLEMMSEIGFCQGIENYSRHISGREPGSSPYTLMDYFPDDYLLVIDESHVTVSQVGAMYNGDRSRKESLVEYGFRLPSAFDNRPLKFHEFEERVNQVVYVSATPAVYEREHSTQIVEQILRPTGLIDPEIIIRPVKGQIDDLIGEINTRAEKKQRVLVTTLTKKMAEDLTDYMKELDIKVKYLHSDVVTFERMEIIRDLRLGVFDVLIGINLLREGLDIPEVSLVAILDADKEGFLRSETSLIQTIGRAARNSEGKVIMYADNITGSMHRAISETNRRRQIQMDYNKKHGIVPTTIQKSVRNVLEATKVAEEEDKYYAGKKATHMSEQELEKLIAKLQSEMKQAAADLQFERAAELRDKIESLRGK, encoded by the coding sequence ATGAATAAATTTGAAGTTATTTCGCCATACAAGCCCATGGGAGACCAACCGGAAGCTATAGCAAAAATAAGTAAAGCTATACAAGAAGGCCAAAAACATCAGACGCTTTTGGGTGTTACAGGCTCAGGAAAGACATATACAGTGGCAAAAGTTATAGAGCAGGTGCAAAAGCCTACTCTGGTAATTGCACACAACAAGACACTTGCAGCTCAACTTTGTAGTGAGTTTAAAGAGTTTTTTCCCAATAATGTAGTTGAATATTTTGTAAGTTATTACGATTACTATCAACCGGAAGCATATATACCATCAACTGATACGTATATAGAAAAAGATTCTTCTGTAAACGAAGAAATTGATAAATTGAGACACTCCGCCACAGCAGCGCTGTTTGAGCGAAGGGATGTAATTATTGTTGCCAGTGTTTCCTGTATTTACGGATTGGGAGACCCGGAGGACTACACAGACCTGATGTTGTCCCTTAGAGTAGGTATGCAGAAGGACAGGGACGAAGTAATCAGAAAATTGGTAGATATACAGTATGAAAGAAATGAGATAGATTTTAGAAGAGGAAGGTTCAGGGCAAGAGGAGATGTTCTGGAGATATTCCCTGCGAACAGCTCCGAAAAGGTATTAAGAGTAGAATTTTTTGGAGATGAGATAGAAAGAATCACGGAAGTAGATTATCTGACAGGTGAGATAATTGGAACTAGGGAGCACATAGCTGTTTTTCCGGCTTCTCACTACGCTACCACCAGACCTAAAATGGATCGTGCCATGGTAACTATTGAAAAAGAGCTGGAAGAAAGACTGGAGCAGTTTAAAATGGAAGGCAAACTGCTGGAAGCTCAAAGACTGGAACAAAGAACCAGATATGATTTGGAAATGATGTCTGAAATAGGCTTCTGTCAAGGCATAGAGAATTATTCACGTCATATAAGCGGCCGTGAACCGGGGAGTTCACCATATACACTTATGGATTATTTTCCTGATGATTATCTGCTTGTTATAGATGAATCTCATGTTACGGTATCACAGGTAGGGGCTATGTACAACGGCGACCGTTCCAGAAAAGAATCTCTTGTAGAGTATGGTTTCAGGCTGCCGTCAGCCTTTGACAACAGGCCGCTTAAATTCCATGAATTTGAGGAACGGGTGAATCAGGTAGTATATGTAAGTGCTACGCCGGCTGTATATGAAAGGGAGCATTCCACTCAGATAGTTGAACAGATTTTAAGGCCTACAGGATTAATAGATCCGGAGATTATTATAAGACCTGTGAAAGGTCAGATAGATGACTTAATCGGTGAAATCAATACCAGGGCTGAGAAGAAACAAAGAGTACTTGTTACGACTCTTACCAAAAAGATGGCAGAGGATTTGACGGACTATATGAAGGAACTGGACATAAAGGTTAAGTACCTTCATTCCGACGTTGTAACTTTTGAGAGAATGGAGATAATAAGAGATTTACGTTTGGGAGTATTTGATGTTCTCATCGGAATAAATCTTTTAAGAGAAGGTCTTGATATTCCTGAGGTCTCACTGGTAGCCATACTTGATGCGGATAAAGAAGGTTTTCTGCGTTCTGAAACCTCACTGATACAGACTATAGGAAGAGCTGCCAGAAATTCTGAAGGTAAGGTTATAATGTATGCTGACAATATCACAGGCTCAATGCACAGAGCTATAAGTGAGACTAACAGAAGACGGCAGATTCAGATGGATTACAATAAAAAGCATGGAATTGTTCCGACTACTATTCAGAAATCAGTAAGAAATGTTCTTGAAGCCACAAAGGTTGCTGAAGAAGAGGACAAGTATTATGCCGGAAAGAAAGCAACTCATATGTCTGAACAGGAACTTGAAAAGCTTATTGCTAAATTACAGAGTGAAATGAAGCAGGCAGCAGCTGATTTACAATTTGAACGTGCAGCGGAATTAAGGGATAAGATAGAATCACTCAGGGGGAAGTAA